The following are encoded together in the Acidobacteriota bacterium genome:
- a CDS encoding FtsQ-type POTRA domain-containing protein, translating to MSNPGSRDNDAIRTGIPISDESAFLRKFSPLDDDNRPEPPRGIRRAPLIAAKLAAVVLVLTALFLMYTYSRDRGLYSVNQVVLEGCRNLNRQDVLTLIHSAFPRNLMRLDIDALRDRLEKFSWVRAVTVRKVYPDRLYIKVVERVPVGIARMDKLWLFDADGVFLDEYVPAVHAIDRPVLVGLHDGTDPMAADENLERIRMYVAFLTAIDDRPDQLSARLSEVDLTDLANLTVIPLDGNPRVHLGNEKQAERLERFFQIVDRARAENGPIAVIDMRFDDRVIVRPMEIPPESPQEAPHGTE from the coding sequence ATGAGTAATCCCGGCAGCCGCGACAACGACGCCATCCGCACCGGCATCCCCATCTCGGACGAATCGGCGTTCCTGCGCAAATTCTCCCCCCTGGACGACGACAACCGACCGGAACCGCCCCGGGGCATCCGGCGGGCGCCGCTCATCGCCGCCAAGCTCGCGGCCGTGGTCCTCGTGCTCACGGCGCTGTTCCTGATGTACACCTACAGCCGCGACCGGGGCCTGTACAGCGTCAACCAGGTGGTCCTGGAGGGCTGCCGCAACCTGAACCGGCAGGACGTGCTGACGCTCATCCACAGCGCCTTCCCGCGCAACCTCATGCGCCTCGATATCGACGCGCTGCGCGACCGGCTCGAAAAATTCAGCTGGGTGCGGGCGGTGACGGTGCGCAAGGTGTACCCCGACCGGCTCTACATCAAGGTGGTTGAGCGGGTGCCCGTGGGCATCGCGCGCATGGACAAGTTGTGGCTCTTCGACGCCGACGGCGTGTTCCTCGACGAGTACGTGCCCGCCGTGCACGCCATCGACCGGCCCGTGCTGGTGGGTCTGCACGACGGCACGGACCCCATGGCCGCCGACGAGAACCTTGAGCGGATCCGGATGTACGTCGCCTTTCTCACGGCGATCGACGACCGGCCCGACCAGTTGTCCGCCAGGCTCTCCGAAGTGGATCTGACCGATCTGGCCAACCTGACCGTGATCCCTCTCGATGGCAATCCCCGGGTGCACCTGGGCAACGAGAAGCAGGCGGAGCGGCTGGAACGGTTCTTCCAGATTGTGGACCGGGCGCGGGCCGAGAACGGCCCCATCGCCGTCATCGACATGCGCTTCGACGACCGGGTGATCGTCCGGCCCATGGAGATCCCCCCGGAGTCCCCGCAGGAGGCCCCCCATGGCACTGAGTAA
- a CDS encoding UDP-N-acetylmuramate--L-alanine ligase translates to MHAVPQPPPGWPTGPAQTYAALYRRARRVHFVGVGGIGMSGIAEVLLNLGFEVSGSDLRDTEITRRLARLGARVAAGHAAGHLDGADVVVVSTAIGPDNPEVRRARELRIPVIPRAEMLGELMRMKFAVAVTGTHGKTSTTSMIAVLLHHAGVDPTAVVGGRLNIFDSSARLGQSEFLVAEADESDGSFLQLFPTVAVVTNIEPEHMEHFGTLDRLLDAFTAFVHRLPFYGTAILCLDDPNVRVILPRLDRRIRSYGFRPDADIRAEKIAIEPAGSRFDVVQQGASLGTFRLAVPGRHNVQNALAAVAVGLELGLAPDAIRAALAEFQGVDRRFQLRGTRRGVRVVDDYGHHPTEIRVTLEAARATGPRRLIAVFQPHRYSRVAALGGEFATAFGGADAVFATAIYPAGEAPLPGVSGRALADAIRAGGHPDVRYEEDFHRLAGAVAELAAAGDLVVVFGAGNINQVSPLILEALGEDNGHE, encoded by the coding sequence ATGCATGCCGTCCCGCAACCGCCGCCGGGCTGGCCCACCGGGCCGGCCCAGACCTACGCCGCCCTGTACCGCCGGGCGCGCCGGGTGCATTTCGTCGGCGTGGGCGGCATCGGTATGAGCGGCATCGCCGAAGTGCTCCTGAACCTGGGCTTCGAGGTGTCCGGCTCCGACCTGCGCGATACCGAGATCACCCGACGGCTGGCCCGCCTGGGGGCGCGCGTCGCCGCCGGGCACGCGGCCGGGCACCTGGACGGTGCCGACGTGGTGGTCGTTTCCACGGCCATCGGCCCGGACAACCCCGAGGTGCGGCGCGCCCGCGAGCTGCGGATCCCGGTGATCCCCCGCGCCGAAATGCTGGGCGAGCTCATGCGGATGAAATTCGCTGTGGCGGTGACCGGCACCCACGGCAAGACGAGCACCACCTCCATGATCGCGGTGCTGCTGCACCACGCCGGCGTCGATCCCACCGCCGTGGTGGGCGGCCGGCTGAATATCTTCGACAGCAGCGCCCGCCTGGGACAAAGCGAGTTCCTGGTGGCCGAAGCCGACGAAAGCGACGGCTCCTTCCTCCAGCTCTTCCCCACCGTGGCCGTGGTGACCAACATCGAGCCGGAGCACATGGAGCACTTCGGCACCCTGGACCGGCTCCTCGACGCGTTCACCGCCTTCGTCCACCGGCTGCCCTTCTACGGGACGGCGATCCTGTGCCTCGACGACCCCAACGTCCGGGTCATCCTGCCGCGGCTCGACCGGCGGATCCGCAGCTACGGCTTCCGGCCCGACGCCGACATCCGCGCCGAGAAGATCGCCATCGAGCCCGCCGGCAGCCGCTTCGACGTCGTGCAGCAGGGGGCGTCGCTGGGGACTTTCCGCCTGGCCGTGCCGGGCCGCCACAACGTCCAGAACGCACTGGCGGCCGTCGCCGTCGGCCTGGAGCTGGGGCTGGCGCCCGACGCGATCCGGGCGGCGCTGGCCGAATTCCAGGGCGTGGACCGGCGCTTCCAGCTCCGCGGCACCCGGCGGGGCGTGCGCGTGGTGGACGACTACGGTCACCACCCCACCGAGATCCGCGTCACCCTCGAGGCGGCGCGTGCCACCGGTCCGCGGCGGCTGATCGCGGTGTTCCAGCCGCACCGGTACTCCCGGGTGGCCGCCCTCGGCGGGGAGTTCGCTACGGCGTTCGGCGGCGCCGACGCCGTGTTCGCCACCGCCATCTACCCGGCGGGCGAAGCGCCCCTGCCCGGCGTGTCCGGCCGGGCGCTGGCCGATGCGATCCGCGCCGGCGGCCATCCCGACGTCCGGTACGAGGAGGATTTTCACCGCCTGGCGGGGGCCGTGGCGGAACTGGCCGCCGCCGGCGACCTGGTGGTCGTCTTCGGGGCCGGCAACATCAACCAGGTCTCCCCGCTGATCCTGGAAGCCCTGGGCGAGGACAACGGCCATGAGTAA
- the ftsW gene encoding putative lipid II flippase FtsW translates to MIRLDWNLDRSMLLATLILGCVGLVMVFSASIPTSQAKFHSPHFLFYRQLAWAAIGVFVFLLVVQMRLQWLACRWVVATALVATYILLALVFTQSPINGTQRWLHAFGVSFQPSELAKLTTILFLSYYLSREPDLRERPFLHLLRIAVPVVPMLALIVFEPDLGSVVILLVIVLLYLFLAGFPLLKLALAGAAVLPILVVVVLTSPYMLNRIRTFMAPDADPRGIGYHINQSLIAMGHSGFWGLGLGESTQKLYFLPEPHTDFIFAVVGEELGFLGCLAVVALFGYLFCRGIKAAIQNPVPMFNWLGLGLITLIMIEVLINTSMVISLGPTKGIPLPFISMGGTSLLINLLAMGVVINFSREYAE, encoded by the coding sequence ATGATCCGGCTGGATTGGAACCTGGACCGCTCGATGCTCCTGGCCACCCTCATCCTGGGGTGTGTGGGGCTGGTCATGGTGTTCAGCGCCTCGATCCCCACCAGCCAGGCCAAATTCCACTCGCCCCACTTCCTGTTCTACCGCCAGCTCGCCTGGGCGGCGATCGGCGTGTTCGTCTTCCTGCTGGTGGTGCAGATGCGGCTGCAGTGGCTGGCCTGCCGGTGGGTGGTCGCGACGGCCCTGGTGGCGACCTACATCCTGCTGGCGCTGGTGTTCACCCAGTCGCCCATCAACGGGACGCAGCGCTGGCTGCACGCGTTCGGCGTCTCATTCCAGCCGTCGGAGCTGGCCAAGCTGACCACGATCCTGTTCCTGTCGTACTACCTGAGCCGCGAGCCCGATCTGCGCGAGCGGCCGTTCCTGCATCTGCTGCGCATCGCCGTCCCCGTCGTCCCGATGCTGGCGCTGATCGTGTTCGAGCCGGACCTGGGCAGCGTCGTGATCCTGCTCGTGATCGTCCTGCTGTACCTGTTCCTGGCCGGATTCCCCTTGCTCAAGCTGGCTCTCGCCGGCGCCGCCGTGCTGCCGATACTGGTGGTGGTGGTCCTGACGTCGCCGTACATGCTGAACCGGATCCGGACGTTCATGGCGCCGGACGCCGATCCCCGCGGGATCGGCTACCACATCAACCAGTCGCTCATCGCCATGGGCCACAGCGGCTTCTGGGGCCTCGGCCTCGGCGAGAGCACGCAGAAACTGTACTTCCTGCCCGAGCCGCACACCGACTTCATCTTCGCGGTGGTGGGCGAGGAACTCGGCTTCCTGGGCTGCCTGGCCGTCGTCGCCCTGTTCGGCTACCTGTTCTGCCGGGGGATCAAGGCGGCCATCCAGAATCCCGTGCCCATGTTCAACTGGCTCGGGCTCGGCCTGATCACCCTCATCATGATCGAGGTTCTCATCAACACTTCCATGGTGATCAGCCTCGGGCCGACGAAGGGCATTCCCCTGCCCTTCATCAGCATGGGCGGCACGTCGCTGCTCATCAACCTGCTGGCCATGGGCGTGGTGATCAATTTCTCGCGGGAGTATGCCGAATGA
- the murD gene encoding UDP-N-acetylmuramoyl-L-alanine--D-glutamate ligase, whose translation MNPLFVPETYVVMGLARSGLAAARQLLQRGHRVLVTDTKSAGELGETLTVLEDTARVAPGELELHLGGHPEGLLAGARAVVLSPGIPLTVPFLVRAGEQGVPIWSEVELASRWIRGTIVGITGSNGKSTTTALTAHILALSGRPAYAVGNIGQALSDFVGVDRPGACFVTELSSFQLETIVTLRPRVAAILNITPDHLDRYASLDAYAEAKWNLFKNMEAGDAAVLNAGDARLAAGAARLRCPVYTFDARPVSDPAALNGAGLADGTIWVRTGGEPVAVMPRRDIPLPGRHNLENVLAAVLMGRLLGLEPEQLAAGVRTFEPLPHRLQPVASIRGRTFYNDSKATNVDSTLLAIESFDRKILLILGGKDKGSDYAPLVRPIRERVRHVLLIGQAADKIERALPTDVPRSRCRDLADAVRTGFALSAEGDVILLSPACASFDMFDNFEHRGEVFRRDVLALKRELES comes from the coding sequence ATGAACCCGCTGTTTGTGCCCGAGACTTACGTGGTGATGGGCCTGGCCCGCAGCGGTCTGGCCGCCGCCCGTCAGCTGCTCCAGCGGGGCCACCGGGTGCTGGTCACCGACACCAAGTCTGCCGGCGAGCTGGGTGAGACGCTCACCGTCCTCGAGGACACCGCCCGGGTCGCCCCCGGCGAGCTGGAGCTGCACCTTGGCGGCCATCCCGAGGGTCTGCTCGCCGGCGCCCGCGCCGTGGTGCTGAGCCCCGGCATCCCGTTGACAGTGCCCTTCCTCGTCCGCGCCGGCGAACAGGGTGTGCCGATCTGGAGCGAGGTGGAGCTGGCGTCCCGCTGGATCCGCGGCACCATCGTGGGCATCACCGGCTCCAACGGCAAGAGCACCACCACCGCGCTGACCGCTCACATCCTGGCCCTGTCGGGACGACCGGCCTACGCGGTGGGCAACATCGGCCAGGCGCTCAGCGATTTCGTCGGCGTCGACCGGCCGGGCGCCTGCTTTGTCACCGAGCTGTCGAGTTTCCAGCTCGAAACCATCGTCACGCTGCGCCCGCGGGTGGCGGCGATCCTGAACATCACCCCCGATCACCTGGACCGCTACGCTTCGCTCGACGCGTACGCCGAAGCCAAGTGGAACCTCTTCAAAAACATGGAGGCCGGCGACGCCGCCGTGCTGAACGCCGGGGACGCGCGGCTGGCCGCCGGCGCCGCGCGGCTCCGCTGCCCGGTGTACACCTTCGACGCCCGGCCCGTCAGCGACCCCGCCGCCCTGAACGGCGCCGGGCTGGCGGACGGCACGATCTGGGTGCGCACCGGCGGCGAGCCCGTCGCCGTCATGCCGCGGCGCGACATCCCGCTCCCCGGCCGGCACAACCTGGAGAACGTCCTGGCGGCCGTGCTCATGGGCCGCCTGCTGGGACTGGAGCCGGAACAGCTGGCCGCGGGCGTCCGCACCTTCGAGCCCCTGCCCCACCGGCTGCAACCGGTGGCGTCAATCCGCGGCCGGACGTTCTACAACGATTCGAAGGCGACGAACGTCGACTCAACCTTGCTGGCCATCGAGTCGTTTGACCGGAAGATCCTGCTGATCCTGGGCGGCAAGGACAAGGGGAGCGACTACGCGCCCCTGGTCCGCCCCATCCGCGAGCGGGTCCGCCACGTGCTGCTCATCGGCCAGGCCGCCGACAAGATCGAACGCGCCCTCCCGACGGATGTCCCCCGCTCGCGCTGCCGCGACTTGGCCGACGCCGTCCGGACCGGCTTCGCGCTGTCGGCGGAGGGCGACGTGATCCTGCTGTCGCCCGCCTGCGCCAGTTTCGACATGTTCGACAATTTCGAGCACCGGGGCGAGGTGTTCCGGCGCGACGTGCTGGCCCTGAAACGGGAGTTGGAATCATGA
- a CDS encoding UDP-N-acetylmuramoyl-tripeptide--D-alanyl-D-alanine ligase — protein MTTPRLTVAQLAHVMGGALPRGGGDAAVAGLQNDSRRLQAGEVFVAITTAAADGHDYAAHAQAAGAVAAVVTRVPDGVPGLPLVLVDDTRQALLRFAAWRVRGWSGRIVGITGSSGKSTTKEFTAELLAARYRVFRSPGNFNNTLGIPMALFDLRPEHEVAVLEMGMSSSGEIAALCAAAPPDVAVVTNVGSVHLEYFPSREALAAAKGEIVAGMKPDGVFVYNADDPPVRRLAASAGRPAVSFGQAEGADVRLVRWAVAADGRTEGTLRWRDRNIPVSLPMLGGHYLLNFAAAAAVALNLGLEPEAVAAAAAAIRPFTMRGELHELPGGVRLVDDAYNSNPEAMRSVLETLARWPHRPPTLIVAGEMRELGPESAALHREVGAQVARTGCRLLIGVQGQAEQMVAAAAAAGQAARFVPDAAAALAEVRRELAPGMLLLVKGSRGVGLDRLVRALRAGDSVEGRQP, from the coding sequence ATGACGACGCCCCGCCTCACCGTGGCCCAGCTGGCCCACGTCATGGGCGGCGCCCTGCCCCGGGGCGGCGGCGACGCAGCCGTCGCGGGGCTGCAGAACGACTCGCGCCGCCTGCAAGCCGGCGAGGTGTTCGTGGCCATCACCACGGCGGCCGCCGACGGCCACGACTATGCGGCCCACGCGCAGGCCGCCGGCGCGGTCGCCGCCGTGGTCACCCGCGTGCCCGACGGCGTGCCGGGGTTGCCGCTGGTGCTGGTGGACGACACCCGCCAGGCGCTGCTGCGCTTCGCCGCGTGGCGGGTGCGCGGCTGGAGCGGCCGGATCGTGGGCATCACCGGCAGCTCGGGCAAGAGCACCACCAAGGAATTCACCGCCGAGCTGCTTGCGGCGCGCTACCGCGTGTTCCGCTCGCCGGGCAATTTCAACAACACCTTGGGCATCCCCATGGCGCTGTTCGATCTCCGGCCGGAGCACGAGGTGGCCGTGCTGGAGATGGGGATGAGCTCCAGCGGCGAGATCGCCGCGCTGTGCGCCGCCGCGCCACCTGATGTGGCCGTGGTGACCAACGTGGGCAGTGTCCACCTGGAGTACTTCCCCAGCCGCGAGGCGCTGGCCGCCGCCAAGGGCGAGATCGTGGCCGGGATGAAGCCCGACGGCGTGTTCGTGTACAACGCCGACGACCCGCCGGTCCGCCGGCTGGCCGCCTCCGCCGGCCGCCCCGCGGTGAGCTTCGGCCAGGCGGAGGGTGCCGACGTCCGGCTCGTCCGCTGGGCCGTCGCCGCCGACGGCCGCACCGAGGGCACCCTGCGCTGGCGCGACCGAAACATCCCGGTGAGCCTGCCCATGCTGGGCGGCCACTACCTGCTCAACTTCGCCGCCGCCGCCGCCGTGGCGCTGAACCTCGGCCTCGAGCCGGAGGCCGTCGCTGCGGCCGCCGCGGCCATCCGCCCCTTCACGATGCGGGGCGAGCTGCACGAGTTACCCGGCGGCGTCCGGCTGGTCGACGACGCGTACAATTCCAACCCCGAGGCCATGCGGTCGGTCCTGGAGACCCTCGCCCGCTGGCCCCACCGCCCGCCGACGCTGATCGTGGCCGGCGAGATGCGCGAGCTCGGTCCGGAGTCCGCCGCGCTGCACCGCGAGGTGGGCGCGCAGGTGGCCCGCACCGGCTGCCGCCTCCTCATCGGCGTCCAGGGCCAGGCCGAGCAGATGGTCGCCGCCGCCGCCGCCGCCGGCCAGGCCGCCCGGTTCGTACCCGATGCCGCGGCCGCCTTGGCCGAGGTCCGCCGCGAGTTGGCGCCGGGTATGCTCCTGCTGGTCAAGGGCTCCCGCGGCGTCGGTCTGGACCGGTTGGTGCGCGCCCTGCGCGCCGGCGATTCCGTCGAGGGGAGGCAGCCATGA
- a CDS encoding UDP-N-acetylmuramoyl-L-alanyl-D-glutamate--2,6-diaminopimelate ligase, with the protein MRVFDILQQLRPVAFHGNPDAPVGGIACDSRRVCRDGIFAAVRGEKHDGHDFLASAREGGAITVLSELPPTFYQILAWNWIQVAEIRPALALVAREVHRRPDLAVPFVGITGTNGKTTLTYILEAIFRQAGRRPAVVGTVAYRFDGRDIPADRTTPEAPELLAFAREVADSGGGPLLMEVSAHSLSLHRVHGLVFDTAVFTNLTRDHLDYYPNLAAYADAKARLFDGRNGPLPRRAVFNVDDPFGREFKRAFRGEAVGTGTSPDADFRILAYDFDPPGLCATVRWDGRDHELAVPLTGRGNLHNVVQAVAAAVLAGVAEADLLAALAAMPPVPGRLEEVLPGHPVRVFVDYAHTEDALANACTILRTLTSGRLVVVFGCGGDRDRGKRPRMGRVVAEAADVVVVTSDNPRSEDPEAIIDEIVAGIRSVRQDFQRISDRRAAIGAAIGLARPGDTILIAGKGHERYQIIGSQVIPFSDYATALALLQAGGRP; encoded by the coding sequence ATGCGCGTGTTTGACATTTTACAGCAACTCCGGCCCGTGGCCTTCCATGGCAACCCGGACGCACCCGTGGGCGGCATCGCCTGCGACTCGCGCCGGGTGTGCCGCGACGGCATCTTCGCCGCCGTCCGCGGGGAGAAGCACGACGGGCATGACTTCCTGGCTTCGGCGCGGGAAGGGGGCGCGATCACTGTTCTATCCGAACTGCCCCCTACTTTTTATCAAATCCTCGCCTGGAACTGGATCCAGGTGGCCGAGATCCGGCCGGCGCTGGCGCTGGTTGCTCGCGAAGTGCACCGGCGGCCCGATCTGGCCGTGCCGTTCGTCGGCATCACCGGCACCAACGGCAAGACCACCCTGACCTACATCCTGGAGGCGATTTTCCGGCAGGCCGGCCGCCGGCCGGCGGTGGTGGGCACGGTGGCCTACCGCTTCGACGGCCGTGACATCCCCGCCGACCGGACCACGCCCGAGGCGCCGGAACTTCTGGCCTTCGCCCGCGAGGTGGCCGACAGCGGCGGCGGCCCGCTCCTCATGGAGGTGTCGGCGCACTCCCTGTCGCTGCACCGCGTGCACGGCCTGGTGTTCGACACCGCCGTGTTCACCAATTTGACCCGCGACCATCTTGACTACTACCCGAACCTGGCCGCCTACGCCGACGCCAAGGCGCGGCTGTTTGACGGCCGGAACGGCCCCCTGCCGCGCCGCGCGGTGTTCAACGTGGACGACCCGTTCGGCCGCGAGTTCAAGCGCGCGTTCCGCGGCGAGGCGGTGGGCACCGGCACGTCGCCCGATGCCGACTTCCGTATCCTGGCCTACGATTTCGATCCACCCGGCCTTTGCGCCACGGTACGCTGGGACGGCCGCGACCACGAGCTCGCGGTACCGCTCACGGGCCGGGGCAACCTGCACAACGTGGTCCAGGCCGTGGCGGCGGCGGTGCTGGCCGGCGTGGCCGAGGCGGACCTCCTGGCCGCGCTGGCGGCGATGCCGCCCGTGCCCGGCCGCCTCGAGGAGGTGCTTCCCGGCCACCCGGTGCGTGTGTTCGTCGACTACGCCCACACCGAGGACGCTCTGGCCAACGCCTGCACCATTCTCCGGACGCTCACCTCCGGGCGGTTGGTGGTGGTGTTCGGCTGCGGCGGCGACCGCGACCGCGGCAAGCGCCCGCGCATGGGCCGCGTGGTGGCCGAGGCGGCCGACGTGGTGGTGGTGACCTCCGACAACCCGCGCAGCGAGGATCCCGAGGCCATCATCGACGAGATCGTCGCCGGCATCCGGAGTGTCCGGCAGGACTTCCAGCGCATCTCCGACCGCCGCGCGGCCATCGGCGCGGCCATCGGTCTGGCCCGTCCCGGCGACACCATCCTGATCGCCGGCAAGGGCCATGAGCGGTACCAGATCATCGGTTCGCAGGTCATCCCCTTCAGCGACTACGCCACGGCCCTGGCGCTGCTCCAGGCGGGAGGCCGGCCATGA